Part of the Pseudodesulfovibrio hydrargyri genome is shown below.
CATTTCATCTTCCTCGCTCGTTTCCCGGTCGGCTCAGGCCGTCCCGTGTTGCGGTCATTACAGCAGAGCAGGTTTTCCCTATATACCCGGCTGGTGCCGAATGCCACTTTTTTTTCCACAGGGGAAGGGGCCGATCCGATGGAAAAACACCCGCCGGGAACCGGATGTCCTTTGCCCGGTCCGTCATCCTGTACAAATAGTGGGGCAGAGTGGTTCCGATACGGCAAAAGGCGGCCCTTTTCCGGCGGGAATGTGGAGAAACCCGGAGTATCGGGACGGAACACGGGCCAAAAGTTTTTTACATTTCCTCCGGGATCGGCTCACTTCGGGCCGTGGACGGAGGAGGACCGGTTCGACCCTCACGAAAATTGAAGAAAGGAGACTAGTCCAGGACCCTGCCCATGCTCAGGCGGGGCTCGACGGTAAAGCCGTTGGCCTCGTAGAAGCGGCGCACCGCCTCGTTGGATTCGAGGATCTGGAGGTTGACCTTGACGCACCCGCGCCTTTTGAGGGCTTCAATCGCGTGATCCAGGAGACGGGAGCCCAGCCCTTTTCCGCGCTGGTCCGGGGCCACGGCCATGGAATATATCCAGCCCCGGTGACCGTCGTATCCGGCCATGACCGTGCCGAAAACCGCCTCGTCCGCCTCGGCCACCCAGAACAGATCGTCCACCGCGATCTTGCGGTCAATGGCGAAGGCGGGGTCGTTGTAGGCGGACGGGTAGCCGAATATCTCGCGCCACAGGGCCATGACCCGGTCGCGGTGGCGGGCGTCGTCGTATGTAATGATGGTGTGGGACATGGAGGGGGTGTAGCCCGCGCCCGGGGTGGAAGTCCAGCCGCACCCGCTTCTTCTTGACGCCGGTACCCGGCTCACCTAGATAGATTTCATGAAACGCAGCGAGATCAACGCCCTCATCCAGGATGCCAAGGAATTTTTCGCCTCCTTCAAGTTCGCCTTGCCGCCGTGGGCCTTCTGGTCCCCGGAACAATGGAAGGGCAAGGGCGAATCCGAGGTGGTCCGCAACCAGCTCGGCTGGGATCTGACCGACTACGGAGCGGGCGAGTTCGACCGGCGCGGGCTGATCCTGTTCACCATCCGCAACGGCAACCTGGCCACGGGCCATCCCAAGAAGTATGCGGAAAAGATCATGATCGTCCGCGAAAACCAGATCTGCCCCATGCATTTCCACTGGTCCAAGACCGAGGACATCATCAACCGGGGCGGCGGCAACCTGGTCATCGAGCTGTACGGGTCCACGCCCGCCGAGGAATTGGCCAAGGAGCCCCTGGCCGTGTCCGTGGACGGGTTCACGCGCATCGTCCAGCCCGGCGGCACGGTGGTGCTTACGCCCGGCGAGTCCATCTTCCTGGAACAGGGCATGTACCACAGGTTCTACGGCGAGCCGGGCAAGGGCAAGGTCCTGGTGGGCGAGGTCTCGTCCGTGAACGACGACAACGCCGACAACCGGTTCCATGAACCCCAGGCCCGATTCCCCGAGATCGACGAGGACGAAGCCCCGCTGCACCTGCTGTGCACGGACTACCCGAAATACGTCTAGGGCCCCGAACGCCCTTCCTTCCCATCGCTCTTGCGGGCGGGTCGCACCCTTTTTTTTACGCACCGGCACCACCCATTTCCCTTCACAAAAGTCACGCATTATACCCAATGCGTGACTTTCCAGGTTTTTCTTTACAGAAAAAAAACCGGACTGTTATGATCCGTAATTAGTCGCCACAGCCGGGCGCGCGCCCTTACACGGCACGCGCATCAGGCTATCCCGGACAACACCAAGCCCGTGAGAGGTATTTCCCGATGAAAAAATTCCTGCAATTGTCGCTGCTCGCCAGCCTGCTCCTGATGTTGCTGTGCTCCTCCGCCCTTGCCCAGCGCACGGTCACCGACCAGTTGGGCCGGACCGTGACCATTCCGGACACGGTCGACCGGGTGGTGGTCCTGCAGCACCAGTCCCTGGACGTCATGATCCAGCTCGGGGCACAGGACAAGGTCGTCGGCATCCTCGAAAAGTGGGAGAAGTATCTGCCCGGCGCGGCCAAGACCATGGCCGAC
Proteins encoded:
- a CDS encoding GNAT family acetyltransferase, encoding MSRVPASRRSGCGWTSTPGAGYTPSMSHTIITYDDARHRDRVMALWREIFGYPSAYNDPAFAIDRKIAVDDLFWVAEADEAVFGTVMAGYDGHRGWIYSMAVAPDQRGKGLGSRLLDHAIEALKRRGCVKVNLQILESNEAVRRFYEANGFTVEPRLSMGRVLD
- a CDS encoding D-lyxose/D-mannose family sugar isomerase, coding for MKRSEINALIQDAKEFFASFKFALPPWAFWSPEQWKGKGESEVVRNQLGWDLTDYGAGEFDRRGLILFTIRNGNLATGHPKKYAEKIMIVRENQICPMHFHWSKTEDIINRGGGNLVIELYGSTPAEELAKEPLAVSVDGFTRIVQPGGTVVLTPGESIFLEQGMYHRFYGEPGKGKVLVGEVSSVNDDNADNRFHEPQARFPEIDEDEAPLHLLCTDYPKYV